A window of Paenibacillus polygoni contains these coding sequences:
- a CDS encoding glycoside hydrolase family 88 protein, protein MSLEPKDQHISEQVTCWKDQAFQQAVKKVLITSERIGASFPHASHQGVYVLEEPAWWTAGFWPGLLWILYEGSGEQQFRDIAEQCENHLDKVLDGYERLDHDIGFIWTLTSLANYKLQGGEESRRRAYKAANYLMGRFNLKGNYIRAWNPWRPGENNSGLAIIDCAMNVPLLYWASRESGDPRYAHVANAHMNTVLSHFIRPDGSVRHIVRFDPDTGEAAEYLGGQGYAPDSAWSRGNAWALYGLALAYHHTGNEAYLHASKQTAHFFLSQLPDDLVPAWDFRAPEDTRHIKDSSAGACAASGLILLSTLVPEWERAVYRQAGERILESLYKNYGTIDHSEEEGLIMHGTSHYPEKQNVDVSLIYGDYFYVEGLARLRGNHQIFWE, encoded by the coding sequence TTGTCCCTTGAGCCCAAAGATCAGCATATTTCTGAGCAGGTTACGTGTTGGAAGGATCAGGCTTTTCAACAAGCGGTTAAGAAAGTACTCATCACCTCGGAGCGAATCGGTGCGAGTTTTCCACATGCTAGTCATCAAGGGGTATACGTGTTAGAAGAACCTGCATGGTGGACTGCTGGTTTTTGGCCTGGTCTGTTATGGATCCTCTATGAAGGCAGCGGAGAACAGCAGTTTCGGGATATTGCAGAACAATGTGAAAATCATCTGGACAAGGTACTTGATGGCTATGAGCGGCTGGACCATGACATTGGATTTATATGGACACTTACAAGTCTAGCAAATTATAAACTGCAAGGCGGTGAAGAATCGCGGCGCAGAGCTTATAAAGCGGCTAATTACTTGATGGGGAGATTTAATCTTAAAGGAAATTACATAAGAGCGTGGAATCCATGGAGACCGGGAGAAAACAACTCTGGACTTGCAATTATCGATTGTGCGATGAATGTACCTCTACTCTACTGGGCTTCTAGGGAGAGTGGGGATCCAAGGTACGCTCATGTAGCGAATGCACATATGAATACGGTTCTATCACATTTTATTCGGCCTGATGGGTCGGTACGTCATATCGTTCGGTTTGATCCAGATACAGGAGAAGCGGCAGAATATCTCGGGGGTCAAGGATATGCACCAGATTCAGCGTGGTCAAGAGGAAACGCATGGGCTTTGTACGGTCTAGCGCTTGCCTATCATCACACCGGTAATGAGGCGTATTTACATGCATCCAAACAAACGGCGCATTTCTTTTTATCACAACTGCCTGATGATCTCGTACCTGCTTGGGATTTCCGAGCGCCGGAGGATACTAGACACATCAAAGATTCTTCTGCTGGAGCATGTGCAGCTAGCGGACTTATACTACTCTCCACACTTGTTCCGGAGTGGGAAAGAGCTGTTTACCGGCAGGCAGGAGAGCGAATTCTAGAGTCCCTCTATAAAAACTATGGAACAATTGATCATTCCGAAGAAGAAGGTTTGATTATGCACGGTACGAGCCATTATCCCGAAAAACAAAATGTAGACGTTTCATTAATCTACGGTGATTATTTCTATGTGGAAGGTCTTGCTAGACTGCGCGGGAATCATCAGATCTTCTGGGAGTAG
- a CDS encoding stalk domain-containing protein codes for MKLKKLSMLTVLALSQVATAVPVSAQETATSAAQQVVAQEVYGVNKTAEEGQNAPQARVTKQETENKVATESAETANEKETAADLKTEKATSITEETKPGASAESATGVTKSTEKTAVTNEQTDDITGEVTAAPNVKSAPSEESAETKPATNAVKIATPTDLVLYFNSTKMEQGGVTYNAPQPMQVKKGVSYVPIRALVDRVGYKVSYDKKTKETVIVSGANELRFKTDSSKYTVNGVTKTMKGTSYQTKNTFMVPLTAITAALDIKYKVDNIGKKVIMDLATKPVAKFTIQPGEIMAGQTVVTYSTESSSPQGLSIVDERWEGKQEVFASAGKYDVSYSVQDSNGTWSDPYTVTIEVKQPNLPPVAMFTTDKEEYKMGELITINDQSTDDGKIVKHDWNNNAYAFFTPGPKTISLTVTDDSGQTGYFEKTIVITSETLYSQDEFNRLFLPAGEKFAFDGSAVPSWTKVPYTFSDEPSTLIRSNSPETVNSEGIVYQETAAGNTRFMIHHVNNTGKNVKMYVVATNTNFTEATIKTENLGFAGPSPIATAAGKSSVERYFESMQDGSKRSSITLAPGESKLVMTELSKSVMKQGGVISLFSDMSSDYPIQYDVIMIDEKLDPLTVLEKLPILDRDGVHNRGTYPNSTRVIRYSEPVGATSMRLALGDNQDDPNLAGMDPMLGVEASNSGNFGVLYKITLDRVAPNTLISFNPRGGKYSGFAMVNGDITAIYSKGQVSAPNEQAVLYRTGDYEQKVEILLTAAPGSNLPVNLLFTQMPKK; via the coding sequence ATGAAACTGAAGAAATTATCTATGCTGACCGTCCTAGCTTTGTCCCAAGTGGCAACAGCAGTTCCGGTGAGCGCACAAGAAACAGCTACTTCTGCTGCTCAGCAGGTCGTTGCTCAGGAAGTTTACGGAGTGAACAAAACAGCAGAAGAAGGTCAAAACGCACCACAAGCACGTGTAACGAAACAAGAAACGGAAAACAAAGTGGCAACAGAGTCAGCAGAAACAGCAAATGAAAAAGAAACAGCAGCGGATTTAAAAACAGAGAAAGCGACATCGATTACGGAAGAAACAAAACCCGGAGCATCAGCTGAATCCGCAACAGGAGTTACGAAATCAACAGAAAAAACAGCGGTGACGAATGAACAAACGGACGATATTACAGGCGAAGTAACAGCCGCACCGAATGTGAAGTCGGCACCAAGCGAAGAGTCTGCGGAAACCAAACCAGCGACGAACGCAGTTAAAATTGCTACACCAACGGATTTGGTTCTTTATTTTAACAGTACAAAAATGGAACAAGGCGGAGTCACATACAATGCTCCTCAGCCTATGCAAGTGAAAAAGGGAGTATCTTATGTTCCGATTCGCGCTCTAGTAGACCGTGTCGGGTATAAAGTTAGCTATGATAAAAAGACGAAGGAAACCGTCATTGTCAGTGGTGCGAATGAACTGCGGTTTAAGACAGACAGCAGCAAATACACGGTTAATGGCGTGACGAAAACGATGAAAGGTACTTCCTATCAGACGAAAAATACGTTTATGGTTCCGTTGACTGCGATTACAGCAGCCTTGGACATTAAATATAAAGTCGATAATATAGGTAAGAAAGTCATTATGGATCTGGCTACCAAACCTGTTGCTAAGTTCACGATTCAGCCGGGTGAAATTATGGCGGGACAAACGGTAGTTACATACAGTACAGAATCTTCTTCACCGCAAGGGCTGTCTATCGTTGACGAACGCTGGGAAGGAAAACAGGAAGTGTTTGCATCTGCTGGAAAGTATGATGTTTCCTATTCTGTACAGGATTCAAATGGTACGTGGAGCGATCCTTATACAGTAACCATTGAAGTTAAACAGCCTAATCTTCCCCCAGTAGCTATGTTTACAACGGATAAGGAAGAGTACAAAATGGGTGAACTCATTACGATCAACGATCAAAGTACAGATGATGGTAAAATTGTAAAACATGACTGGAATAACAATGCTTATGCGTTCTTTACACCAGGTCCTAAAACCATCAGTCTGACGGTAACTGACGATAGCGGACAAACAGGTTATTTCGAAAAAACTATAGTGATCACAAGTGAGACACTATATTCACAAGATGAATTTAATCGCTTGTTCTTGCCAGCCGGCGAAAAATTCGCATTTGATGGTTCCGCGGTTCCATCCTGGACTAAAGTTCCCTATACTTTTAGCGATGAACCAAGTACTCTGATTCGTAGTAACAGCCCGGAAACCGTGAACTCGGAAGGGATTGTATACCAAGAAACGGCAGCTGGTAACACACGCTTCATGATTCACCATGTGAACAATACAGGTAAGAATGTGAAAATGTACGTAGTTGCAACCAATACGAACTTCACAGAAGCAACGATTAAAACAGAAAATCTTGGGTTTGCAGGACCAAGTCCCATTGCGACCGCTGCTGGGAAATCATCTGTTGAACGTTACTTTGAGTCCATGCAAGATGGAAGCAAACGTTCATCCATAACACTTGCTCCCGGCGAAAGCAAACTTGTCATGACGGAACTAAGCAAGTCTGTTATGAAACAGGGCGGGGTAATCTCATTGTTCTCGGACATGAGCAGTGATTATCCAATTCAATACGATGTAATCATGATTGATGAGAAACTGGATCCGTTAACCGTACTGGAGAAACTTCCTATTCTAGATCGTGATGGCGTTCATAACCGAGGTACGTATCCGAATTCCACTCGCGTAATTCGTTATTCGGAACCGGTAGGGGCGACTTCTATGCGTCTTGCTCTCGGAGACAACCAAGACGATCCAAACCTAGCTGGTATGGACCCCATGCTCGGTGTAGAAGCTTCTAACTCCGGGAATTTCGGTGTATTATACAAAATCACACTTGACCGTGTAGCGCCAAATACACTAATTTCTTTTAACCCGCGCGGAGGAAAGTATTCTGGTTTTGCCATGGTTAATGGAGATATAACAGCGATCTATTCTAAAGGCCAAGTGAGTGCTCCAAATGAGCAAGCCGTACTCTACCGCACAGGTGACTATGAGCAAAAAGTAGAAATCCTACTGACGGCAGCACCAGGAAGTAATCTTCCTGTAAACTTGCTGTTTACACAGATGCCTAAGAAATAA
- a CDS encoding DinB family protein, which translates to MVQFNEIIPYMDGVRNQLFEVLDSFGPHEKELKEVESGWNVTEIVEHLAKIEGMIQHQLKQALATEPVLPSEPVNEKKTDVMDIVKESGLIDKKMEAPALAKPSGQLSYDQALDQLNEIRAESKKIIHQLAERNTNDLKFPHPVGFELNANQWAHFIAIHEIRHIGQLQRIRKAHE; encoded by the coding sequence ATGGTACAATTTAATGAAATCATCCCTTACATGGACGGTGTAAGAAATCAACTGTTTGAAGTTCTAGATTCTTTTGGTCCCCATGAGAAAGAGTTAAAGGAAGTGGAGAGCGGCTGGAATGTCACGGAAATTGTAGAGCATTTGGCTAAAATAGAAGGCATGATTCAGCATCAGTTGAAGCAAGCACTTGCTACGGAACCGGTTCTGCCTTCAGAACCAGTAAATGAAAAGAAAACAGATGTTATGGATATTGTGAAAGAGAGCGGTTTGATCGATAAAAAGATGGAGGCACCTGCATTAGCAAAACCAAGCGGTCAACTAAGCTATGATCAAGCGTTGGATCAATTGAATGAGATTCGAGCGGAATCGAAGAAAATAATTCATCAGCTGGCCGAAAGAAATACGAATGATTTGAAATTTCCTCATCCGGTCGGGTTTGAATTAAATGCGAATCAGTGGGCTCATTTTATTGCCATTCATGAAATAAGACATATTGGTCAATTACAAAGAATTCGTAAAGCGCATGAATAA
- a CDS encoding YjcZ family sporulation protein, with protein sequence MSEVYGNNEGYGNNKSSVAAILVLFILLVIIAKAFKSY encoded by the coding sequence ATGAGTGAAGTATATGGAAACAACGAAGGATACGGAAACAACAAATCTAGCGTTGCAGCGATTCTCGTTCTGTTCATTTTGCTCGTTATCATCGCTAAAGCTTTTAAAAGTTACTAA
- a CDS encoding DUF421 domain-containing protein, whose protein sequence is MDEYGLLLIKLITAFTALWAATRLLGKREITQLSPFDFISALVFGDLVGDTIYDEEVSVWKLIFSLVIWALLSYVFDKIMGYSKSLRKKFEGNPDLLIKNGEINMEAMKRNKVEFEELKMMMRQQNVFSLSEVAYALYETNGSLSILKKSDSDQPSRKDLGLDTKPVQLPRTLIENSKPNREALAAIQRDETWLLTELAKQGYHTLGSVLYAEWTEDGEVQVINTYQSSKENNNEISL, encoded by the coding sequence GTGGATGAATATGGTCTCCTCTTGATTAAACTCATTACTGCTTTTACAGCATTATGGGCAGCGACAAGATTATTAGGAAAAAGAGAAATTACTCAGTTGTCTCCTTTTGATTTTATATCAGCTCTCGTATTTGGAGACCTCGTAGGAGATACCATATATGATGAAGAAGTTTCCGTATGGAAACTGATCTTCTCTCTAGTTATATGGGCGCTCTTATCCTATGTATTTGACAAGATTATGGGATATAGTAAATCTTTGCGTAAAAAGTTTGAAGGAAATCCCGACTTGTTAATTAAGAATGGTGAGATTAATATGGAAGCCATGAAGCGGAATAAAGTGGAATTTGAAGAATTAAAAATGATGATGAGACAGCAAAATGTATTCTCATTAAGTGAGGTTGCTTATGCCTTGTATGAAACAAACGGTTCGTTAAGCATTTTGAAGAAGTCGGATTCCGATCAGCCCAGCCGAAAGGACCTGGGGCTGGATACGAAACCTGTTCAACTTCCTCGTACTCTTATTGAAAATAGTAAGCCAAACAGAGAAGCGCTAGCCGCAATTCAGCGGGACGAAACATGGCTGCTTACAGAACTAGCTAAGCAAGGTTACCATACGTTGGGTTCTGTATTATATGCGGAATGGACAGAGGATGGAGAAGTTCAGGTCATAAATACTTATCAGAGTAGCAAGGAGAATAATAACGAAATTTCATTATAG
- a CDS encoding FtsW/RodA/SpoVE family cell cycle protein yields MLQKLKKIDSTIIWILCFFMLASILLIHSGIQYSPEKFAGSEMKMVIYYLLSFAALLVTALFHYKLILKYYWYIYGAGILLLIYVSFFGKVINGSRGWISIPHLFNVQPAEVFKIILIITLGGILMKQNKKLTFWGNVIPLSLVTLLPFALVMKTNDMGNALSYLVILIGMLWIGNIKNRHALIILLLIAALSIGGIKSYITFHDQITTYLSNTEKGHWLDRIDPWLLPEEAGKDASYHTRNAKIAIASGGLLGKGYKQGTMVQTGYVPYTYSDSIIVVAAEEFGFLGVSLLLFLYFILIYRLIYIGLECKNKAGPILIVGIVAMFIYQIFENVGMFIGLMPLTGITLPFLSFGGSSLLINMLCIGVVLSIKVNDEVIDDMLPNTESLQLSKRTVL; encoded by the coding sequence ATGTTGCAAAAACTAAAAAAGATAGATTCTACAATCATCTGGATCCTTTGTTTTTTCATGCTCGCCAGCATTCTTTTGATACATAGCGGGATTCAATACAGCCCCGAAAAATTCGCCGGTTCCGAAATGAAAATGGTGATCTATTACCTGCTTAGTTTTGCGGCTTTACTTGTGACTGCGTTATTTCACTACAAACTCATCTTGAAATATTATTGGTATATCTACGGAGCAGGTATATTGCTGCTTATCTATGTTTCGTTTTTCGGCAAGGTCATCAACGGCTCCAGGGGCTGGATCTCTATCCCTCATTTATTTAATGTGCAACCCGCCGAAGTCTTTAAAATAATACTGATCATTACGCTGGGCGGTATCTTAATGAAACAGAACAAGAAACTCACCTTCTGGGGAAATGTCATCCCCCTCTCACTTGTCACCCTTCTTCCTTTTGCCTTAGTCATGAAAACAAATGATATGGGTAATGCACTCAGCTATCTGGTCATCTTAATCGGTATGCTGTGGATCGGGAACATTAAAAACAGACATGCACTTATTATACTTCTGCTCATCGCTGCTCTTTCCATTGGTGGAATTAAGTCATATATCACCTTTCATGATCAAATTACTACCTATCTTTCGAATACGGAAAAAGGGCACTGGCTCGATCGGATCGATCCCTGGCTTTTGCCTGAAGAAGCAGGCAAAGATGCTTCTTACCATACAAGAAATGCGAAAATCGCGATTGCGTCAGGCGGCTTATTAGGAAAGGGATATAAGCAAGGGACGATGGTGCAGACGGGATATGTTCCTTATACTTACTCGGACTCGATTATCGTCGTCGCTGCAGAAGAGTTTGGGTTTCTCGGGGTATCTCTTTTGTTATTTCTCTATTTCATACTAATTTACCGGCTCATCTATATCGGACTTGAATGTAAAAATAAGGCGGGACCTATTCTAATTGTGGGTATTGTGGCTATGTTCATCTATCAAATTTTTGAGAATGTCGGCATGTTTATCGGACTCATGCCTTTGACGGGAATTACTTTACCTTTTCTTAGCTTTGGAGGTTCTTCACTGCTCATTAATATGCTCTGCATAGGTGTAGTACTGAGCATTAAAGTAAATGATGAGGTAATCGATGATATGTTACCAAATACGGAGAGCTTGCAGTTAAGTAAAAGAACCGTCTTATAA
- a CDS encoding carboxylesterase/lipase family protein, giving the protein MRELIVNTKYGALKGRNIDGAAVWKGIPYAKPPVNELRFEAPEPPDSWEGVKEADQFGPECIQPRTEGGLFETPGYEPVESEDCLYLNVWAPEQVAKQKLPVMVWIHGGAFVSGSGSTSFYDATEFVKRGEIIVVTLNYRLGPFGFMHLSPLGESFISNAGLLDQIAALEWVQQNIDGFGGDPGAVTVFGESAGSMSIAALMAMPKAKGLFKQAIMQSGASQHIPAEQAAQVTAGMLQMLGIGSDEVHKLKTLPAEQILAAGERFKQQTGAGLAMLFQPVVDQSTLPKSPVQAVKEGDAGDVRLLIGTNLDEGALFIRPETDIMNDGDIVRAMEMMTGVTDGHEIVSQYPKTTDGQAQLMTDLFFWRSSVQFAAAQSTYAPVFMYRFDWTLESHPLLNKAIHAGEIAFVFHNLQFFKHLGINPSDSMQQLASSMQGAWIAFAKGENPVPGGHHWPPYSIEHRATMIFNTDLEVIQDPDQEKRIRFGL; this is encoded by the coding sequence ATGAGAGAGCTGATAGTAAATACAAAATATGGTGCGTTAAAGGGACGCAACATAGATGGAGCAGCAGTATGGAAAGGAATCCCTTATGCGAAACCGCCTGTGAATGAACTTCGTTTTGAAGCGCCCGAGCCGCCTGATTCCTGGGAAGGTGTCAAGGAAGCTGATCAGTTTGGACCGGAGTGTATACAGCCAAGAACAGAAGGGGGACTATTTGAGACTCCAGGATATGAGCCGGTAGAATCGGAAGATTGTCTTTATCTCAATGTATGGGCTCCAGAACAAGTAGCGAAACAAAAGCTTCCGGTCATGGTATGGATTCACGGAGGTGCATTCGTCAGCGGATCAGGCAGCACCTCGTTCTATGATGCTACAGAGTTTGTGAAACGCGGTGAGATTATTGTTGTTACCCTAAACTACCGTCTGGGTCCCTTTGGCTTTATGCACTTATCACCGCTTGGTGAATCATTTATTTCGAACGCGGGACTGCTTGATCAAATTGCGGCCTTGGAATGGGTGCAACAGAATATAGATGGTTTTGGAGGAGACCCCGGCGCAGTGACTGTGTTTGGTGAATCGGCAGGAAGTATGAGTATTGCTGCTCTTATGGCCATGCCAAAAGCAAAAGGACTCTTCAAACAGGCCATTATGCAAAGCGGCGCTTCGCAGCATATACCAGCAGAACAAGCAGCTCAGGTTACAGCTGGAATGCTGCAGATGCTGGGAATCGGTTCTGACGAGGTCCACAAACTAAAAACCCTGCCTGCTGAGCAAATCCTTGCTGCAGGAGAACGCTTCAAACAGCAGACCGGTGCAGGTCTTGCTATGTTATTCCAGCCTGTGGTGGATCAATCTACACTTCCAAAATCACCTGTGCAAGCAGTAAAAGAGGGCGATGCCGGTGACGTTCGGCTCCTTATCGGAACCAACCTTGACGAAGGAGCACTATTTATCCGTCCAGAAACGGATATCATGAACGATGGTGATATTGTAAGAGCAATGGAAATGATGACAGGTGTAACTGATGGGCATGAGATCGTCTCCCAGTATCCGAAAACAACAGATGGACAGGCACAGTTAATGACAGATCTTTTCTTTTGGCGTTCTTCCGTGCAGTTCGCTGCTGCTCAGTCTACATATGCACCGGTATTTATGTACCGGTTCGATTGGACACTTGAAAGTCATCCGCTGTTAAATAAAGCGATCCATGCAGGTGAAATTGCTTTTGTATTTCATAATCTGCAGTTTTTTAAACACTTGGGAATTAACCCGAGTGATTCAATGCAGCAACTTGCTTCTTCGATGCAGGGCGCATGGATTGCCTTTGCAAAAGGGGAAAATCCCGTTCCGGGAGGTCATCATTGGCCTCCCTACTCAATAGAACATAGAGCAACAATGATCTTTAATACCGATCTTGAAGTGATTCAAGATCCAGACCAAGAAAAAAGAATACGTTTCGGATTATGA
- a CDS encoding LysR family transcriptional regulator gives MNMDQLLYITETARTGSLTKASESCNVTLSAVSQAITSLENELGFSLFTRSRAGAIPTEDGKRILSKAYKVLDALEELKQETEVQPEQLTGVIRIATIPLPTLIYTDAIIDFKKQFPGVTLELCEMSTNDIIHEINERRFDVGLIIFEEELRQQHKSLLFGKLIQQEMVAGVSKRSPLALQDSITPEEILKHQMVLYKDDLLLKFYEDLQQNYGKGPLLFSTNQTSVIWKLVRENMAITIGFDLSFGKHAHMSSSDIVVLPIAIQTSVSSYVGWVQPNRRNIPKQVSAFLNQLANQYRYHERNESL, from the coding sequence ATGAACATGGATCAACTCTTGTATATCACAGAAACCGCCAGAACAGGATCGCTCACCAAAGCATCAGAATCATGTAATGTTACGCTATCTGCAGTTAGTCAGGCGATTACAAGTCTTGAAAACGAACTGGGATTCTCCTTATTTACAAGATCTCGTGCGGGAGCTATCCCTACAGAAGATGGGAAACGTATTTTATCCAAAGCATATAAGGTACTTGATGCACTTGAGGAACTGAAACAAGAGACTGAGGTTCAGCCCGAACAGCTTACAGGCGTAATAAGAATAGCGACTATTCCGCTTCCGACACTGATTTATACCGATGCAATTATTGATTTTAAGAAACAGTTTCCCGGAGTTACGCTGGAACTATGTGAGATGAGTACGAATGATATCATTCATGAAATAAATGAAAGACGTTTTGATGTGGGACTGATTATATTTGAAGAAGAGCTGAGACAGCAGCATAAATCCTTATTATTCGGTAAGCTGATTCAGCAAGAAATGGTCGCAGGCGTTAGCAAACGTTCTCCCCTTGCATTGCAGGATTCGATTACCCCGGAGGAGATTCTGAAGCATCAGATGGTTCTATATAAAGATGATCTGCTGTTGAAATTTTACGAAGATCTCCAGCAGAATTATGGAAAAGGTCCACTCTTATTTTCAACGAATCAGACTTCCGTCATATGGAAATTGGTTCGAGAAAATATGGCAATAACGATTGGATTTGATTTGTCATTTGGTAAACATGCTCATATGTCCAGCAGTGATATTGTAGTCTTACCGATTGCAATCCAAACTTCCGTCTCCTCTTATGTAGGGTGGGTACAGCCGAACAGGAGAAACATCCCAAAGCAAGTATCGGCTTTCTTGAATCAGTTGGCAAATCAATATCGTTATCATGAACGTAACGAGAGCTTGTAA
- a CDS encoding SDR family NAD(P)-dependent oxidoreductase produces the protein MSNEKRVAVITGGASGIGRETSLIFAKKGDRVIVADYNEAGGKETVALIEKNGGEAAFIQVDVSNYESVEALVEQTVLQYGRIDVMFNNAGIGLPTPVAALDWDAYHRVIDVNQHGVAYGIIAASKKMRELGIKGVIINTASVFGFLASAGSFAYHATKGAVIMMSKSAALELAQYDIRVVAVAPGVVDTPIIQGYKDLGMADEMAHKVMGGKLTQPEAVAKTVYLVSLEEAEAINGSVVMADQGYASFK, from the coding sequence ATGAGTAATGAAAAAAGAGTAGCTGTTATTACAGGCGGGGCAAGTGGAATAGGCCGCGAAACCAGCCTTATTTTCGCAAAAAAAGGCGATCGTGTTATTGTTGCAGATTATAATGAAGCAGGCGGTAAAGAAACCGTTGCGTTGATCGAGAAAAATGGCGGCGAAGCTGCTTTTATTCAAGTTGATGTTTCTAATTATGAAAGTGTAGAAGCGCTTGTGGAACAAACCGTACTACAATATGGCCGTATTGACGTCATGTTCAATAACGCGGGAATTGGCCTGCCTACCCCCGTTGCTGCTCTGGACTGGGATGCCTACCATCGCGTCATAGATGTGAACCAACACGGAGTAGCTTACGGAATTATCGCAGCCAGCAAAAAAATGAGAGAACTTGGTATCAAAGGGGTTATTATTAATACGGCTTCCGTATTCGGATTCCTTGCATCAGCAGGATCTTTCGCTTACCATGCTACCAAAGGTGCGGTCATTATGATGAGTAAATCGGCTGCATTAGAACTTGCGCAGTATGATATTCGTGTTGTTGCGGTTGCTCCAGGTGTAGTAGACACTCCTATCATTCAAGGTTACAAAGATCTAGGTATGGCCGATGAGATGGCTCATAAAGTCATGGGCGGCAAGCTGACTCAACCGGAAGCCGTAGCTAAAACCGTATATCTTGTATCTCTAGAAGAAGCGGAAGCGATTAACGGCAGTGTAGTAATGGCTGACCAAGGCTATGCTTCCTTTAAATAA
- a CDS encoding GrpB family protein yields the protein MEIVSFARNKYNDQAAELFLQENKKLKERLEHADIHHVGSSAIPGTLTKGDVDIQVRVKQEEFDEAVRVLESLYPVDEKGEQTASFRSFYTKETVLPLGVQLTVCHSKHDVFHKFRDVLLINEGYRDQYDELKASYEGKDLESYREAQRHFFDQLKKTPEYRSMK from the coding sequence ATGGAAATCGTATCTTTCGCAAGAAATAAATATAATGACCAGGCGGCAGAACTATTTTTGCAGGAAAATAAGAAGTTGAAAGAACGTCTTGAACATGCAGATATTCATCATGTAGGAAGCTCGGCCATTCCCGGCACCCTGACAAAAGGAGATGTCGATATTCAGGTTCGAGTGAAGCAAGAAGAATTTGATGAAGCAGTTCGTGTACTGGAATCTTTATACCCTGTCGATGAAAAAGGAGAACAAACGGCTTCTTTTCGTTCCTTTTATACAAAGGAGACGGTCCTGCCATTAGGTGTTCAGTTGACCGTATGTCATTCCAAACATGATGTATTTCATAAATTTCGCGATGTATTGTTAATTAATGAAGGATACCGTGATCAGTACGATGAACTGAAAGCTTCCTATGAGGGAAAAGATTTGGAGAGTTACCGAGAAGCCCAGCGTCATTTTTTTGATCAGTTAAAGAAAACGCCGGAATATAGAAGTATGAAATAA